The genome window AACTAATTGTTTAATTTGCACGCTACGAGCCATATACAGAGACGTTATGCACAATTAGAAAACCGACAATGAGAATATTATTTACAACCATTTTACTTCTATTAATTCTCACTTCTTGTCAATCGCAAGAAAGTCAAGTTGATAATACAAAACCATTATACGGAGAAGTTAAAAAAAACAAAGAACATAAAGAAATAGACAAAGATTTTATTCAAGATTGCTTAAATCAGTTTGGCTCAATTGACAGTTCAGTTAATGTTCAAATCGACAATGCTTGGAGATACTTTTATAATAATGATTTGGAAACAGCAATGAAAAGATTTAACCAAGCTTGGCTATTAAATCCTGAATTTCCAGACTCATATTTTGGATTTGCTTCACTCTTAGAAATGCAAGACAAGACAAAAGAAGCAAACCGATTTTACAAAATAGGATTAGAAAAGGATGTGAAAAATGAAAGAGCCGAAATATGCTATCAACGAATTGCCGATTGTAAAGAACAACTTAATGATATTAAAGGAACAATTAAAGCCTACGATAAAATAACAAAAATAAATCCGAGAAATTCTTTTGCTTATAAGAAAATAGGCTATTTCCAAATGCAATCAAAAAAAGCAGAGGAAGCTATACTTGCATATGACAAAGCAATTGAACTTGACTCAAAAGACGCTATGACTTTCAACAATAGAGCCTACTTGAATCAAACTTTAGGAAATTATCAATTAGCAATTGATGACTATTCAAAAGCAATAGAATTGAATCCCAATTATATTAGTTCTTTAGTAAATAGAGGAATTACAGAAATGGAATTAAATGAATTTGAAAAAGCGCAATTGGACTTTGAGAAATGTGTTGTTCTTGACCCAAAATCAGGAGAGTTATGGAGATTTTTAGGACTTGCGAAATTGAACTTAAATAAGTTTCCGGAAGCCTGTAGAGACTTTAGAAAAGCATTAGAATTAGGTGATAAAAACGTAGTTCAATTGATAAAAGAAAACTGTGAAAAATAAATAAAAGTGCATAACAAAGTATAAAAATAATAGCCGAAACAATAGTAAATATGAGCATTGTAGCTCGCATAAACATTAGTAGTGAATTGAAAAATTCTACTTCCGAAATCGGCTACTATTCTTATACCAACCGTTGTGCTCAAGCTAAAAAAAATCGTTAAACATCAAAGTTCGGTTTTTGAAAATAACATATAGATTTACGAAATGATTAAATTATAACTTATAAAAACTAATTTTTTGCTGAATATGGAAAATTCCAAATCAAAAATAATCAAGAAGATTGCTGAGGAAATTGATTGCGGATTTGACTGTTATTATAATCCAAAAAATGAAGAGATAATCACAATTCCAAATCTTGGACAAGTAAATGACGAGGAAGAATTTCAAGATGCTTTTAGTGCGGAATTAAAAAAAGTAAAGCAAAATAAAGCGGAATTTATAAAATTTGGGGTTTTAGAAAGTTATCAATCGTTTAAAATAATGGAGCTTTTTACTCACCAAATTGATAATGTAGAGTTGCAATCGGAATTAGAAATTATTTTACAAAAAAGAAAGCCTTTTCAAAATTTTAAGCACGTAATAGACAATTCAGATTATAGAAAAAAATGGTTTGATTTTAAAAAAGCTGAACTCGAAATAATAGTAGAAACGGAATTAGAGCGCAGATAGCCAGAGCACAACAAAGTATATAATCAATGCGGGAGTAGTTGCTTAATTAAAAGTAAAGGTATATTTGGAAGTCGCCGAATTTTTACAAATCCGACTTTTAATACAAAGAAAGAATAAAAAGCGGAATTTGTAAAAATCAGCTTGTGCTCTTCCGAATGGCTTTTGCCATTCTTCATCCGCACTGCTCATATACAAAGCGTTGTGCAACATATGAAAAAACATCCTACGAAATTTATAATCTGCTGTTTAATGGTGTTTGTGCATATGCAGATAAGCGCACAAGTGAATGATATGGAAACTAAAATAAATGAAATATTTTTTGGACTTAATCTAAATCAAAGTCCTGAAAATATAACCAAAGAATCTAAATTCGAATTCAAATATTCAATAACCCAAAGTATTGGCGGAAATCATCACACCTACTCAACAGAAATATATGAATTACCGATTTTAAATACCAAAATCAAAAAATCAGACTTCCGTATAAGTTACGATGAAATGGAATTAGAATATGGAACTTTCGAAACTATACTTGTTTTGAGATTTGAAAATGAATATGACCAAATAGACGAATACGAGAAGTTGGTAGCGGATTATGAAAAATACAGTTCGAAAACTTTGATTGAAACAACTCAAAATGAAGATTACGAAACTAAATCCCAAGTTGTAGTTTATCAAATTAACAAGGAAATTGAAATACCGAAAATCAGTTTTTACTTTGACCAATCAAATGACGGAGAATATCCTTTAGTTATTTCGTTTTCTACCAGCTGGAAAATGAAGAAAATACAGGAATTACACAAGAAAAAACAATAGCAAAAATACGTTGCACAACAACGTATATAGCTCATAGCTAGGTAGTTGTTTAATCGAAGTTAAGGTATATTTGCGAGTCCGCCAAATTTTTAAATTTGGCTTATTAATAAAAAAAGACCTACCTGCCGGCAGGCAGGTAATAAGAAAAATTTAAAAATTCGGCTCGTGCTTCATCCGAAAGTAATTGTTTAATTTGCACGCTACGAGCCATATACAGAGACGTTGTACACAATATAAAAAACAACATTCTGCTAATTAAAAAGTAGTAAGAAAAGACCATTTTAAGAAACATTGTGCTATAAAAGTTTTCAGAATATTTTGGGAAGGCGTCCCGTAAGAGTATAAAATTTTCCAGCCACATCTGCCCTTCTTAAAATTTTATACACTTACTAATTTAGTCCTTCGATTGAACATTTTTTGGATTACGCAAAAAACTAAATCACTTCCTTAAATTTAATAATGTTCTCTGATTTCTGTTTTAAGAATAGTTTACGAGCAGCTTCTGTGTAAAAATGATGATTGTCTAAAAATTTCAAATTTAAATTGAGCCATTCTTCGTCGGTAAAAGTCATATCTAAAAAATTTGACCATTCTTCACGCAAAAGTTTGTTTTGAGTTAAAAATGTTTTCTTTCCTAAATGACCCAAATCTGCATCGCAAATAATTTCTTCCAGAAGTGTTGTTGGCTCTCTGTTAATTTCAGTCGCTAAAATTATGTTCTCAATAATTCGGATTTTTGCTTCGAGATAGTTTTCTTTTTCTAAAAAACTTCGAGCAATGGAACAACTCAACATTTCGTGTTGTTTACTTGTTTCCATATTTCCAACGTCGTGAAAATAAGCAGAAATTAAAACGATTTCAGTTTCTTCATCGCTAATTTTGGATTTAATCGCAATCATTTCAGCATTATGAACAACGTTTAAAGTATGCTGATAATTATGGAATTGTAATGATTTGCACCTGCTTTTATTCAGCAAATCTCGGCAATGTTTTCTAACGTTATTTATCAATTCAGTATTCATTAAAACCTATTTTTTAAAACGATTGACCAATTCCTATATAAAATAATTTATCTTCTTTAGAAACTCCATAATCAAAAGATATAATTGTTGACTGATTCCAAGCAATTCTTGCACCTAACCCATAGGAAAATCTAATTTTATCAAAACTTAAATCTTGCCATTTATTTCTTACAGTTCCTGCATCAAAAAATGGTGCTACTCCAAAAGCAAAGTTTTGTTTCAAAAATTTAGTTTCTGCAATTCTATATCTCAATTCAACATTAGTAAACCAAAGTGAACGTGCTAAAAATCTATTAGCTCTGTAACCTCGCAAAGATTGTTTACCACCAAGAGCGTTAACACTACCTTCTGGACTCCATTGGTCTTGAAATTCAAAAAATGGTGCGTTATCGCCAAAAATATGACCGATTCCAACACGACCTGCAAGAACGGTTCTTTTACCGAATGGTAACTTTTTATAAGCTCTTCCTTGAACAAAAAGTTTATTGAATTCAAACTCTGAACCTATATATTTACTTGAATATTCATTAGCAATTTCAAAATAATATCCTTTTGTTGGGTCTGGTTCAAAATCTCTTGTATCGTAAATTAAAGCAGTTTGAAAAATAGAAACCCAACCACCCTCTAATCCAGAAATTTTACCTTGGTCAAAATCTCTTTGCAACAATGAAAATCCATTTGGAGCCATAGTTTCCTCTCCTGTAATTGGGTTTACAGCTTCAGCTTCCTCTCCTTCAAAAGTTTTATATTGTAAGTTTTGTATTTCATAACCACCCATTATGCGCCATCTTCCATCACCGATGGCATAATCAGCTTTTAAGTTGAGCATATATTCGGTTTCTCTAAATCTATTGGATAATGCATCTGTTACAAAAGCTGCCTCTCCTGTACCTCCTGGACGTAACGTTTTTCTTGCACTATCATATTCATCATACGTAGCAAATGTCGTAGTTGGGTCTGACAGTAAGCTCAAATCATCGAGAGTTGCTTCAGTAAGTCCAAAATATAAATTGGCTGGATTTTGCTGAATCTTTACATCAATTTTAAAACGCCATCGTGTTCCTTTGTAATAAGGAACGTCCAAAGACAAAACCAACTCTCTCGCATTTGAAGTATAATAAGCGGCATTTGCTTTTAGTTTCGCCAAATATGGTGTGTAAGCAAATAAAGGGTTTGTTCTTTCTCCATTCCAATACACATTACTTCTAACACCAAAACCAAAACCTGTAACTGGGTCTGACGAAAAATCTGGAATTCCAGTTATAAATGTTCCTTCTCTTTTCTTTGCGAGGTCTTCATCAGACATTTTTCTCGATTTGATGAAAGAAAGTGAATCTTGTACTTGCGCAAATATTGATTGAACTGATACTATGAATGCTAAACTTAAAATTATTTTTATTTTATTCATTTACTATTTTTTTTGTAATATTTAAACTAATTCCTTTTTATGACTGTAATAAACTAAAAACCCCAAAAAAGTAACGCTAACCAACGTTGCGGGAATTGTTCCTAAATCTAAACCGCCTTCGGCGTTTGTTTTTGTGAGCAAGTCGCCAAAGGTTGCACCAAATGGACGTGTGAATATAAACGCAACCCAAAATAGAATTACGTGATTGATTTTGGTAGCGTAATGTAAAAACACAACTATTAAAATTACACCAGCAGTTACCATTGCACCTTGCAAATAACTCAATCCAACATTATCACTTAAAAAATCTCCAAAAGCTGTTCCCAAACTATTTGAAAATAGAATAGCAACCCAATAAAAAAGCTCTACTTTTTTATCAAAAATTGGGTAAACCTCAATTTCACCAATCTTGTTATTCCAAATCCAAAGCGTATTCAAAAGCAGCGTTATTAAAATTAGTGAACCTGCGAGATAACCTAAATGAAGTGTTCTGTCCATAAAATCTGATATTTCGGTACCAACAGTTGTTGTACCAACAATTACTAACCAAAATAGAATGGAACTATAATTTTTCGCTTTAAGCTGTATTGCTAAAACCATAAGAAAAAATATTCCAGTTATTGCAAGTCCAATAGCATAACCAAGATTAAGCGTGTGTGCTAAAAGGTCGCCTAATGTTTCGCCTAAAGTCGTAGCAATAATTTTCATTATCCAAAAAAGCAAAGTGATTTTTGCAACTTTGTTTAACTTTTCCGTTTCAATAGTTATAGCTTTCATCTTAACGATTTGTTTCGTCTAACAATTTGCGTTTCTTCATCACTTTCAAGATTAAATAGATAACTGTTGTGATGATTGCGCTGTAAAACCAAAATCCCATTTCAAATTCAAAAGGTTCTTTTTCAACAAAATCTCCAACCAAATCAAAAATCCAAAAGAGTAGAAAGATAGCGCACAAGCCATTCTTTTCTTTTTTAAGCACTTTTTTGATGCTAAATGAATATTTTGGTCTTGCATAATTTTTAAATGATGGAACAAATGCAGGCACATTTTCTGCCCAATCTAAATATGTTTGCCCGAATTTATTCCGCAGAAAATTTTCTTCGGCATACATAATTCGTTCGTAATAAAAAGCGTAGAAAAAGACAAACGCGATTGAAAACCAAGCATTTTCAGTAAGCATAGCTACACCAAGCCAGATAAAGAAATTACCCAGATACAAAGGATGACGAACAACTGAATAAATTCCTGTACTATTCAGCTCATCAGCTAATTGCCCATCGTTTGTGTTTCTGCCTGACGTATTTTTTGGCGTATGCCCAACGGTAAAAATTCGGATGAAAAGACCGAGTAAACTAATACCGAGACAGATGTATTCAAAACTTTCAGAAAACCACGTTTCGGGTGCTTCGATTTCAAAATATTCAGTATGGATATAAACGGATAATCCAATTCCTAAAATTAGTAATGGCAGATAACTTCTGTTTTTAAATAGAAAATCGCCTTGTGTTTTTAATTCTTCTTGTAATGCCATTTTGTTAAAATTTATAAGTGAAACCTATCATATGATTGCCTTCAAAATTTGAATATGTCAATTCCATATGTTCTTGTTGATACTCTGTTGTAAAAAGCAAATTACTTCCCAAACCAATAGCTGCGCCAGCCACAACATCAAGTATATCGTGCTTTTTACTGTCAATCCTACTTGCTGCGGTAAATCCTGCCAAAGCATAAGATGGAATGGCATATTTAAAACCATAACGTCTATGCACGTAACCTGCGCTATGAAAAACAGTTGAAGTATGACCTGATGGAAACGAGTTATCGTTACTCATATCTGGACGTGGTTTATTTACAGCATACTTTAACCCATAAGAAACTCCTACAGTAAGCAAAAGTCCTTTTGTAAATTGCCAAGCACCTTTTTCATCTCCAATTATAAAACTTGTAGCTAAAGTTGTTGCTGGTAGAGCAATTA of Nonlabens sp. Ci31 contains these proteins:
- a CDS encoding methyltransferase family protein translates to MALQEELKTQGDFLFKNRSYLPLLILGIGLSVYIHTEYFEIEAPETWFSESFEYICLGISLLGLFIRIFTVGHTPKNTSGRNTNDGQLADELNSTGIYSVVRHPLYLGNFFIWLGVAMLTENAWFSIAFVFFYAFYYERIMYAEENFLRNKFGQTYLDWAENVPAFVPSFKNYARPKYSFSIKKVLKKEKNGLCAIFLLFWIFDLVGDFVEKEPFEFEMGFWFYSAIITTVIYLILKVMKKRKLLDETNR
- a CDS encoding HD domain-containing protein; its protein translation is MNTELINNVRKHCRDLLNKSRCKSLQFHNYQHTLNVVHNAEMIAIKSKISDEETEIVLISAYFHDVGNMETSKQHEMLSCSIARSFLEKENYLEAKIRIIENIILATEINREPTTLLEEIICDADLGHLGKKTFLTQNKLLREEWSNFLDMTFTDEEWLNLNLKFLDNHHFYTEAARKLFLKQKSENIIKFKEVI
- the omp85 gene encoding Omp85 family outer membrane protein produces the protein MNKIKIILSLAFIVSVQSIFAQVQDSLSFIKSRKMSDEDLAKKREGTFITGIPDFSSDPVTGFGFGVRSNVYWNGERTNPLFAYTPYLAKLKANAAYYTSNARELVLSLDVPYYKGTRWRFKIDVKIQQNPANLYFGLTEATLDDLSLLSDPTTTFATYDEYDSARKTLRPGGTGEAAFVTDALSNRFRETEYMLNLKADYAIGDGRWRIMGGYEIQNLQYKTFEGEEAEAVNPITGEETMAPNGFSLLQRDFDQGKISGLEGGWVSIFQTALIYDTRDFEPDPTKGYYFEIANEYSSKYIGSEFEFNKLFVQGRAYKKLPFGKRTVLAGRVGIGHIFGDNAPFFEFQDQWSPEGSVNALGGKQSLRGYRANRFLARSLWFTNVELRYRIAETKFLKQNFAFGVAPFFDAGTVRNKWQDLSFDKIRFSYGLGARIAWNQSTIISFDYGVSKEDKLFYIGIGQSF
- a CDS encoding tetratricopeptide repeat protein; the protein is MRILFTTILLLLILTSCQSQESQVDNTKPLYGEVKKNKEHKEIDKDFIQDCLNQFGSIDSSVNVQIDNAWRYFYNNDLETAMKRFNQAWLLNPEFPDSYFGFASLLEMQDKTKEANRFYKIGLEKDVKNERAEICYQRIADCKEQLNDIKGTIKAYDKITKINPRNSFAYKKIGYFQMQSKKAEEAILAYDKAIELDSKDAMTFNNRAYLNQTLGNYQLAIDDYSKAIELNPNYISSLVNRGITEMELNEFEKAQLDFEKCVVLDPKSGELWRFLGLAKLNLNKFPEACRDFRKALELGDKNVVQLIKENCEK
- a CDS encoding UPF0158 family protein yields the protein MENSKSKIIKKIAEEIDCGFDCYYNPKNEEIITIPNLGQVNDEEEFQDAFSAELKKVKQNKAEFIKFGVLESYQSFKIMELFTHQIDNVELQSELEIILQKRKPFQNFKHVIDNSDYRKKWFDFKKAELEIIVETELERR
- a CDS encoding phosphatase PAP2 family protein translates to MKYNFSLHILTIIGCLFLSFATLQLQAQDTSETKPEIGTTQKIGDVILIALPATTLATSFIIGDEKGAWQFTKGLLLTVGVSYGLKYAVNKPRPDMSNDNSFPSGHTSTVFHSAGYVHRRYGFKYAIPSYALAGFTAASRIDSKKHDILDVVAGAAIGLGSNLLFTTEYQQEHMELTYSNFEGNHMIGFTYKF